AGGGACATGTGTATGTAAGATATTCGAATACATGCAAAACGTAATCTTTCATACCAGCCCAGTGTAATGTGGAGATGCTCCCAGTGATTACTGACACGTGCTGAGTATATGACATTTTACCTATTCATTTGTTCGTGTGCTTAACTTACTTTCTATCTGCACTTAGATATAAAAGTACATGAAACCGCATGAACTGCATTCACGCACCTGGTAtcatgattcacaatgcatgttCGAGTCGCTACAGTACAATCGACTCGATtttgaaagggttttgtcgtgGTAATTTGTCATATGTAATGGAAATGCGTCATATATGACAGAAAGTTAACATATATAGGTAGATAAGAGGGATATTACGAAAACAATGCAACACTAATTGAGAACAATGAAAGAAAAAAGACAGACACattttgtacattgtatatTTAAGCCATGTATGTCATATGTTCTATGTCCGAGTGCCAAGTCTTTTCCTTATCCTCTAATTCTCTGCGTGTTTTGTTGTGGGTCACTTCTCTAACTGATGTGATCGATACAGCGTTATTGAACATTACACTGTTACAGAGCTGCAACCATATTCGTTGTACGTTATGTCTTCATCATTGCATATGTCGGACAGATTGTCCACATCAATCATCCACATGCCACGGTTCAAGGCGTGTGACCGAATAGTTGCTCCAGGCTTGACCTGGCTTGACTGGACTGTTTCAACATTGTTATGACCACTGTCTTCATACAGATACCGGGACAGCTCCCTCCGTAGTGTGGCTTGTAGGAGCCGATGGAATCTGAATTGCCATCAAATGCGACAATCAAATACTAATTGTAACAAAGTCAACTATACATGGGTTTAAAGTGGAATGTCTACCACAGAACAGTTGTTTGTGCGGGGATGTATTTTACCAGGTCCATCCCACCTCATCTTCGCCCTCCAATGTCCCGAAAGTTGTGACTGTTTAATGCATCTCATTGTATTTGTTAGTGACGTCGACAAGGTTACTCCCCTATGTTGCACAATTGAAGGAAAGTGACTTTGGTATGGCATATTAATATTAACATTAATATATGTATCGAAAACTAAAACTAACAACCGCTTGGAACCATTTACgtgaaacataaacaaatatgttgGTAAGGGATGTAAGCGTAGGTTTAgttgagtgtgtgactgtggacgAGTACTGGTAATATTATGAGTTGGTAAGGGATGTAAGCGTAGGTCTAgttgagtgtgtgactgtggacgAGTACTGGTAATATTATGAGTTGGTAAGGGATGTAAGCGTAGGTCTAgttgagtgtgtgactgtggacgAGTACTGGTAATATTACGGCAATGTGTCTGATGAGGGAATTCCATGCTCGTTGAAACCACTCGTGTGGTTCCACCATGTGTACACCAGGAAGAACATGCCGATTGGATGTTTGCGTCGCAGCTGAACTAGGAAGTTAGTGAGGTTTTTTTTATACTAAGCCCGATTAATGTGACTAATGGCTGCCATCTTGTGAGTAACGTTCTGTTCCTATATTTTGACAGAGTTAGATGTGCACAAACAATACATTTGTCCACTGTGTCATTTGTTGCATTAATTATAAccatcatatatgtatatagtgcacatattcAAGCAACTAGTacttgctcaaggtgctgacatatattttctggatcattggatgtcaatattAACGGCCCAcggtattatcaatctcagcaCCCTGGGGAgtgtacaactcttgctgcctctaAGCGCACTGAGTTATTTGTGGCTGTCTGATCCGATGGAAGTACCCGTTCACAGCTGGGCGGACTGGGACAGATAGTCACACTACTTTGTCCACGTTTACTGCACGTTTTTCTGTACGCGCAATTAGGTATTTGCACgaattcatgtggccaccatctggttgTTTACCCaaggattcgtgggttcttttaagtgcacagggttgtgtactgcacactggcGGTTGTGACAAAAGTCGGCatacaaagctgactccaaggagTTTACACCCGGCCACAGGTGGGCTTggtcccgacacctcaacctcactTGATCGCTAGTCTGGCTCTTTAGCTAACTTGCTCACCGCGCTCTTCAATAACAAACATTGCTGAAGAAACGATGCGCTAACATATGGAGAAGGTCATAATAACCTGTGTTGGACCCACCTTCGTAACGGGACAAGGACGACCAGAGCCACGCAGACCACCACTGACACAACAGATGTTACTAAGCAGATCTCTAACGACATCTTTTCATTACTTTAGAGGTTGTAAAACTAACTGAGGTAACTGTTTCCTGACTTAATAAACACTGTTCATAAGGACTCGTCCTCTTTGactaaatataatataattaatgTTTCTATGCTCGTAAACCTGGAGGTGACTGACTAGGAAATCGAAACGTAATTCAACATTATTAATAAGGAAATAGGACATGGCTAATAACCACCTTTGAAACAAAGCTCGATAGAAAACATTGAAACGAATCGATGTTTGGTGAGTTTAAGCAAGGTTAGCTTTGCCCAGTACTCAACAACTGACAATGTgtaacataaaaaaaatcaagcCCACAAAACACGTTCCGCTGGTTGTAAAAGAAAATCGGTGAGATTAGGCATATTTTTTGCAACGCCTCTTCTGTTGTCAGTAGATAATGTCTGAAGTGGGTTTGCAGTTGCTCCAGCATACCAGTTGAAGAGCACACAATAAAAGAAACGTTATGCAATTACCATGTTTTATTCCGGAAAACAAAACTATGTGTTTACGATATTCATTTGCAGTCCATGAGAATGCATTCTGGAGCATCGGAAGTGATACATAgatgaatgagcgagtgagtgatttgagATTTTCGCCACTTATAGTAATATTCccgcaccagaaatgagctacacacattatacccctgtagggaatcgaacccgtgccaTCGACATCACTGTAACGCTACAACCACAGAGCCCTGATTGATACATGAAGAATTGCAGTATCTGATCACTAAACGCTCCATGGGACAGGCGAATTAAATGGGTTTATGATCTCAGATGTCACAAGCGGTCTTTGGAAAAATTCCACTTTCTGTCCTGCAAGGGTTTTGGGGATACCTACGTTCAAAATTGTCAGTGTCGTACCACGTGCTGCTTTGAGGACACGCACCGGTTGTCAGTACAGGACTCTGCGCGTCGCTTTGCTCCACATCTACAGACACATTGTGTTCGCTCAAGCTGACACCTCGTCCAGGGTGGAAGGGTTTGGCGTACCCATCACTCCCAGAGAACTTCCGTCCAGGTTTCGCAGAACTGTCACGTGCTGGATGTAAGTGAGTCGTATGATACGGTGAACATAGATCCGACACCCTGTTGATTTCTGTGATGGAGTCAAGACATGGAAGTTCGTCTCTGCCTGGATACCTTAAAATGATAAGGAGACATATTTGAATAGCCTGAACTTTCTACCGGAATGGCGTACATACTCAGATATATTTGTAATTTCCataagataaatatatttatagaaGACATTATTTGACAATGCTCCCGGTATAATCGTCGGGCAGGGTGTACATTATAAGCCCCATTTTATTACACTGAGACGTGCCAAGACGTTGAAGGCAGATAAGACTTTTAGTCATTACTAGATCGTCTGTCAGCAATCCCATGAAACTCCGTCGAAATGCGTTTACGGGGAAACGCATACTACATTCAGCGGTATAAAGGCATtacaaagtaaaaaaaaaacacgtaACTGGAACCTGCAGGTGATGCACACGTTGACACTGGCGAGTAGGAGCAGACATAggagaagggagataaccccaGCCAGCGCTAAGTAAGAACCTGCGAACCAAACCTCAGTTGAATAAGCAGCGCATCATGCAAATTATCAAGAGCGACGTTAGCTGTACAGCGTAGGCGATGATTTTGCTGTAAACATAATGGCGGGAAAGTCGTAAACTTTCAGCAAAGGGGCTGATGTAAATCCTGACAAACATCACAAGTAAAGCCATATATGTGATCGAATGTTCGCTTCAAGCTtaaagtgtgtatgtgtgtgtgtgtgtgtgtgtgtgtgtgtgtgtgtgtgtgtgtgtgtgtgtgtgtgtgtgtgtgtgtgtgtgtgtgtgtgtgtgtgtgtgtgtattccagtgattaaagcgtttgtttATCACTCCGAAGACActggttcgtttccccacatgtgcacaatgtgtaaagcccattttcgggtgtcccccgaatattgatattgctggaatattagtaAAGGAGTCTAAAATATTTTCCAGAAATGTATCGCGTATGTCAGTTCAGATCCAAGCAGCATTACCGTCTTTACTGTTAAAGTGAATTATAACTGTGAGGAGCTCCGCTGTGTCAATTATTTCCCTGTTTGCTGATAACACATCGGCCGCGATAAAGTCAGCCTATGCTTTCTATTATCAAGACGATCCTGTCGCTGCGTGAGTAGCAGCGTCTATATAGAAGATATAGAGCGCCGTGCCTACTGTATTTTACTCTGATATCCCTGACCCACACTTGCACACGTCTCTAAGGTATTGCTTAAAAGTttaaatatatgaataaatataaCTACCGCTTTTGCTGTCCGGTTAGCAAGATTTGCTTCTTCAAAGGATAGAATTGTCATAAATCCATGGGATCAGCATTCAGTACTGCCTTGGAGCAAGAGTGCCGGCGACTGTCAGACGGTTGTAGCGTTGTATTACCACTGCTCTACCTGTGTTACGATCTTTAAAGGCTTCATATAATTTAATCTCAAGAAAATCTCTTTGCATTTTATCATAAGCATTCACCCTCTACAGTCCATAGTTATTCAACAATACGCACAGACTGTTTGTCTCACCTGTGCGGACTACCTCCGTGTTAGTCCTGCTGACAACCGTCAACCAGTCGATAGAGCAAATGTTCATTGTCGAGCTCTTTATCAGTGTTAACAAACAGATACTGATCTGTGCATGGTTCAAACTGAAATAGGAGAAATATTTCCTTGTCACTGTTCAGTGATTACTTGAGTGGCGTGTCTGACATCCATAATTTCCGTTATAATGTCACGTGATGTGGTGCGGTGTGGTAGTCCTGTGATTAAAGGGTTCGGTCggcacgccgaaggcccgggtttaaTGCATGTATACAATGTGTGGGGGCCCATTTCTGCAATATGAAAATGGCGCCAAACCCATTTCAGCATGATATCGCATTGTTTGCATGAGAAACTTTAACTTGCATTTACCTGACGAAATAGCAAATGCAGTTTAGTCAGGgtttgttttgtcatatttACGTTGCATATGGATATCCATAAGTATGGCAAAGCGTCTTGTGTCAGGTTCCTAGTTTGTGTGATTAGACAAATCACGGTCACCTGACACACATACCTGAAAACACAGACCATGTAAAACTGACGGGTGAGATGCTGTCAACCACACCATGCGCTGGAAGAGGTCAGTCATGCCAAGCGCGACACTGAATGAATCAGTAACCGACAGAGATCAGCCGTGTTATTGTCGCGTCTGTTACTTGAGACAGGGTCGACTTACTATTGGTTTGAATTCGAAATTCGACTTCTTCTGTAGAGTGTCAAGTTCAACTAACTTGCAATCTAGGAACGTGAAGTGTAAGGATGACATGCTAGTTCATCCTGCCTCTAACATCTTTGATACTCTGACATTTGTGATATGCTAAAATGTCACTGTTGTGAACAAAGGAACCCGTCTTAGTCGGCATATTACCACGAAGCCAAGTGTGTCCGGTCTAGCATCCAGTCACAAGGAGATTGCAGTCAGAACGGAAGCGCTGCCGTATATGATGTAAATATTGATGTCGATATGACGTACAGAGACACTAAATCCTACACATCCCCAGCAAATACTCCCGTTTCATGTCCCTTGTCAAAGATGTCGTTTAAGGACTGCACATAAGCTTTTTGATGCCACATGCGCGTCATGGCTTATATAAAAACATTGAACAAAATGCAAATCATGTGACCATATCCCACCATTCAACAAAGAGAAAGCTGCGAAATATTAAGACATCAATCAAACGATGACACCTGTAATGATCCACTAATAAAGTTTTTTTATTTAACTCAAGTCACATTGCCATGGGCTATTCATtctttgtgtttgaaattaCACAAGACATCATAATCAAATCCATATCGGCTCTGTAAATCACTTGATAACAAGTGAAGTTCAAAACAAAGACATGAAGAAAGTTAAACATCCTGAGCGACCTATGCTTGTTTAAAGGGTATAGTTGAACTAACTGACCATATTTGTTTGAAAGAAGACACAGAATAAAACAACTTCAGCTTGTACAGAAACCTCTTAAATCAGGGACATGTCCAGAGACTCAGTCACAGTCACATGTCAGGAATTAGTATTAGTTCCAGATCAAAATGACGAAACAGTTTTGTTTCTGATGCAAAGTCTGCTTTCACGAAACAATGTGAATCACTATTTGTAATACAAAAGTACCGCGAATGGTATTTCCTCGTGTGAATCATGCGGACATATTTCACAAACGTACTGTAAATCAACTAAAGATTCTTGCATTTTTTTACTCAGTTTGAATCTTAAATACGTCGATGTGAAAACGTGCTCTCGCATATTACTTCTTCTACCATTGCTGTACATATGCCTTCATACAAGGAAAACAAAACTaatataaaatattcagattttaaGTAGTCTAAACTATTTTGATGACAAAATTATGAACAAGACTCATGCAAGATGCACCAATGAAACAAAGCGCTGGCTTGGCAAACAGTATCAAACGCACTAGTTTCAGTTAGTTGATGGGAACGTCCCAAATAATTTCGCGATGCTTAGCTGCAATTCCTTTGTTCACATATGCACGTTTCATATTGCTTCCCAGTGACAGCCGGTCTTATATCCTGTTACAAGTGTGCTGTAACTGCATGAATATGCACACCATAAACTACGTGCAGTCAGTGCGCAGTAATTTATAGTGTGAGAACTGTAAACGTACTGTCAAATGTTATGTAGTTACGATtgatctctctctctttctttctttttctctctcactcacacacacacatacacatgtacacacgtaCACgttcatatacacacatacacacaagtgCATACACACTTTACACATACCGTGTTTACTGTCACATGAAACAGAATCTAATTACAACACGTAGTCTGTTTCAAACGATCAAAGAAATAAGGTAAGTGGAACAAAAGTTCTAACAATTATTTCCTGTAATGATGCTCGATAGTATTTAACAATTTCCAACATAATCGTTTACACCCTGACTGCTATTTAAAGGGCGTTTTGAAAAAATTATACGCAATGCACGTATTGCTCAACTGCAATGATGTGGTCAGGATCTCGTCAGAGATATTACATTGCCAAGTCATCAGTCAACTCGAACTACAAGGATAAATTGTTAAGTGGTAGTGTAGGAGTAAGAATGATCCAAGTGTAATGCACTGTACAAGGGGATGGTCAGTGAATGTTAGTGGTTTGATCGATTTTGAATGTTGCTATATCAATACCGACATAAGGAAAGTACTACAGCCTTATGGGCATTTCCACTAAATCTTGCTCCGAGGACGTGGTGTATTTTCTGAAGTCTTTTACCGTAGATATGTAATTGGATCTAATTTTTGTCAAACTCAACACAGTTATCGTTACAAGATATGATTCTTTCTACTGGTCAGGTACATGTAGTCTGTCGTATATCTTGTCTACAGGCCTCCTATCATATTTTGGCACCGTAGTGGTGTCATATTGGTTTTCGTCCTTAGAATCATCTGCTGCGTTGCTTCCATGAAGATGACTATACACAGCCGTGGTATCCGACGTTGTAGCTTTCCTGCCCATTACACCACAGAGAATGTCATATTCTCCGTCCTGTCTTCCAGCAATGCCACCGTTCCCAATGCCGGCTTCTGTCGAACTAACCAGCTGTACATCTACCAATTTTGGTTCTTCTACCTGACCAGGATCTGGGTGTTGTTTGTGATACATGGCGCTCTCAGCTCTCACGGCATACCTGATCGGTTTCTTGTTGCTAAAGGAAGACAACAAGACTTGCAGAGAAGGGTCAGATGGACAGACGAGGGACTGGATTTGAAAGAAAGGGTTGCTGAGAGAAAGCAATTACTATTTTTGTTTTAACTAACAAGTGCCTTCTTATATCTACTCGTATTGACTcattaaataaaaaatacaaatctTACCGTCTAATGATGTAGAAACCCGTGATGATGAACACTACAACTACCGCCGCTATCACACATGTCGCAGAAGCGATGACTTTAAATAAATAGGATAATGGAGTTTTTATACATTGCTCATGTACGGTCATTGCTGAATTTCATCAATCATATGAACAAGAGGAGACTGAACATTTGCACCTCGAATTTAATCATTCTGATATCAATTACTTTACCCACTTAATAAAACAAAGAATTTTGCAGAGACAAGATGATCAAAACACATTGTACCAAGATAGTTTTACAGTCAACTATAGTACCTGTACTGATTGGAACCGTGGGTATGATGTGCTGTGCTGTCGATCTTGTATATCCTGAAACAACGTACAGGCAAATAGGGTGCTTCGAAAAGCCTGCTTTGTGATCGCAGCACGATCCATGCTCTTGGATGCAAGGGGCTCAATATACTTGACAATGATGTCTACACATGATTTTCTGAAACAACGTCGTGCGCTTATCGAAATAGAAACCTACTATCACAAGTTACTGGAAAttccaagggaggcaactgcaTGCATGCACAACATATTGTGACAACCCATACTCGGGTCTCGATAGACCGCTGTCTGTAAAACTACAAATCACATTACCTACAGGTTGGCAAATTTGCACTTGCCAAGGAAAGGGTGTGTAAAATCTAATCCAAGAGCTATTGTCGGTACATTCTTAGATGCCTTGCATTTgtcatatttgcatttttggagcACATGTCAGGAAATCTGTTTCCTTATGTAAATATCGTTCAAACATAATCGTTTTGGCCTTTTGATATGAATATCACATAGCATAAATATCACCGTTTGTATTTTGAGACGTACAACAGTATACAACACCTGTACTTTGCGTAGACGTGACCGTGGATCCCTCCCGACATGGTACATACCACTCAGAACCTGTCGATGTAGAATAAAACATGCATACACAACAGGAACCTTCTGTAGTATACTATTTATTTATACTGTGTCCGCTGAAGGCACGTCATATGAGTTACATAATTATATCACCAGTCAAACAGGGCCGCGACTGCCAATCGTCAGTTTGTCAACGTGTTTTAGTACCTTTGTTAGTTAGTTCACATGATTTCATGGATGCATTTTGACTGGCGGTGTCCTCCAACTGTTTTAGTTAGGTATACGTTGGTGCATGTCTGTCACCAAATCGTATGATTCACTTTGTCATAACGCTTACGTACAACTCAGAACCTGTCGATATAGTATAAAACATGCATACACAACAGGAGCCTTCTGTCGTATACTATTTATTTATACTGTGTCCGCTGAAGGCACGTCATATGAGTTACATAACTATATCACTAGTCAAACAGAGCAGCGGCAGCCAATGGAATAAGCATAACGCTTGCTGGTGCCCGTGTTCCATTTGCAGAAACTGTCTTTGCCTTATATATATAAGGTAGATTGCTATATAATTGGACAATGCCTTTTTAACAAAATCCATGTTCTTACAGCATGTCGCACGGGTCTGTTTTCATTCCCACGGAAACGCACCATTTCCTATAAATTGTGACAGAATTCAAGCTGACGTAATACTTACTGGTACTTGTGTTCC
This portion of the Haliotis asinina isolate JCU_RB_2024 chromosome 10, JCU_Hal_asi_v2, whole genome shotgun sequence genome encodes:
- the LOC137298329 gene encoding uncharacterized protein isoform X2, whose amino-acid sequence is MASVSISRVKPSTFVLTVLILMVARHTDSTTSISTTGNLTFQSSCVALNWSAAEIDCINKGATIFRMKDLAINIGGEALLKAMAEHTTIWIDNNGTICRTAFNKTFLQANCSDTSYYVCKRNTSTSSEWYVPCREGSTVTSTQSTGYTRSTAQHIIPTVPISTVIASATCVIAAVVVVFIITGFYIIRRNKKPIRYAVRAESAMYHKQHPDPGQVEEPKLVDVQLVSSTEAGIGNGGIAGRQDGEYDILCGVMGRKATTSDTTAVYSHLHGSNAADDSKDENQYDTTTVPKYDRRPVDKIYDRLHVPDQ
- the LOC137298797 gene encoding uncharacterized protein, whose amino-acid sequence is MNICSIDWLTVVSRTNTEVVRTGSYLALAGVISLLLCLLLLASVNVCITCRFQYPGRDELPCLDSITEINRVSDLCSPYHTTHLHPARDSSAKPGRKFSGSDGYAKPFHPGRGVSLSEHNVSVDVEQSDAQSPVLTTGACPQSSTWYDTDNFERRYPQNPCRTESGIFPKTACDI
- the LOC137298329 gene encoding uncharacterized protein isoform X1 translates to MASVSISRVKPSTFVLTVLILMVARHTDSTTSISTTDSSSKTTEYMTTASNSKNGNLTFQSSCVALNWSAAEIDCINKGATIFRMKDLAINIGGEALLKAMAEHTTIWIDNNGTICRTAFNKTFLQANCSDTSYYVCKRNTSTSSEWYVPCREGSTVTSTQSTGYTRSTAQHIIPTVPISTVIASATCVIAAVVVVFIITGFYIIRRNKKPIRYAVRAESAMYHKQHPDPGQVEEPKLVDVQLVSSTEAGIGNGGIAGRQDGEYDILCGVMGRKATTSDTTAVYSHLHGSNAADDSKDENQYDTTTVPKYDRRPVDKIYDRLHVPDQ